tttttaagcatgCATTTCATGGGAAGATATGCATTTAGACAGGATTTTCTctgcatgattttttaaaaagtaagtaatCAAAGCTAAATGGGGCAGACGGGCTTACAGAGGCACTACCATAAACAGACTGctgatccatccatccaccctTACCTCTCACCCCATCAGCCTGCTCAGTTCTTTCTGTGGATCGGGGCTCTCTTTTGCCCAGGCTGCTCAGCTCCTGTAGGCCACCTCTGCTCTGCTTGTCTTTAGACCCTCCCCTTTATTAAAATAACAGCAACCATCATCATATGGTGTTTTGGGATTGATTTTGCACTGGATCTGTGTTTCCATTGTTTGCATATGTTGGGTGGTTTTTGTGATGTTCATATTGTGCGTACAATATGGTTGTGGCTGAGTCACATTGGAATAATGGTTTGTCCTTAAAGACGGGgtgtaaacaagcaaacaaataaggtCACATCTGTACTATGCATTATAAAGCAGCCTTAGACTTCCCCACGGAAGATGTATTGATTAACacagcactctgggaattgtactcTGCATGGGGAATCGGTGTCTTAGCTCCCCGTACcctgaacaaactgcagctcctaggattctttggaggaagtcatgacagtttaaagtggtatggtgctGCTTAAAATgcataatgcagatggggcctaaatcAAGACAGCCGATGCTCAGGGATGTTGTAGACCAGCAACATATGCAATGCCGCACTCTCCCCAGCCTTGCAACAGAggaaagcagaccctccaagtgtccctcttttccagggacagtcccagatttacagaagctgtcccagtttctcatttgatcccagaatgtcccgcttttccttaggacgtccctattttcattagaggaacgttggagggtatgggaaagGCTCTCTCAGCATGAAGGTAGGGGACCAGGGGCAGGGGACATACTGCACtgcgagggccacattctcttctgggcaacgtTCTGTGGGCCACATGCTGAGTGTTGGGGTCAGGAAGAGAGGCAAAGTTGGAtagagaaaggtaaagggacccctgaccattaggtccagtcgtggctgactctggggttgcggtgctcatctcgctttactggccgagggagcctgcatacagcttccgggtcatgtggccagcatgactaagccacttctggcgaaccagagcagcgtacggaaatgccatttaccttcccactggagcagtacctatttatctacttgcactttgacgtcctttcgaactgctaggttggcaggagcagggactgagcaaagggagctcaccccgttgcggggattcaaattgccgaccttctgattggcaagtcctaggctctgtggtttaacccacagtgccacccatgtccctggatAGAGAAACACATGTAAAAATTACTTTCTAAGTTACAttcacacacccttctctatctATCCAGGTAAGCAAAAGGCATTACtggagttcagggacacattccagccaggcaaaaacacccagaGGATAAAGTCCGACtggcaaggggtgtggcctggggagagggggtgtggcTGTGGGAATGAGGGTGTGGCTAGAAGGGGGTGTGGCTACCTGGAGGACTGTCTGTGGCTCCTGGGCCTGAGTTTCCCCCTCTGTGCAGGAGACCTACCTCAAGGCCTGCGTCTGTGATGGTCGATCTCTTAAGGCTCATGGATTTCACCCCCTTCTTGGACAGAGGATAGTTATCGATGAACTCACAAATGTCCAGGTCAGAGACGCCGACCAGGCAAAACCCCTCAAAACCCCTGATAGCAAAACCCTGGAGGTTGACAAACTCCTTGTCTCCACTGGGCAGGACGTTGTAAAGCTCTTTGGTGTGTAGCACCGGCGTCAGGCCCACCCAGAACTTGGGCTGGTACAAGACCCTCCTCCATGCCTTGCAGACCTGGGCCAGGACACACTTCTCGCAGGCGGAAAAGTACGTAAACAAGCGGTTGAGGATCTTCTCGTCCACAGCCAGCTGCCGTTCACTGGGGGAACCGGAGAGGCCTTCGAGGGAAGTGACCTCCCCGTTTGTCGGGGAAGCCTCGCTGGAGTTCAGTCCCACCATGGCAGCTCCAGAAGGAGATGGCACCCCGGCCAGAGCCGCCAAGGACAAGGGTGGCGCCAGGCCAGGGATGGGCAGGTCGCTGTGATTTGCTAAGGCTGGACCGATGAGAGCAGGCACAGATGAAGGCTGGCACAAGCGGTTTTTCATCGCTGGCGTCCCTTTGGTGATGCTGGCAGAGCCGAGTCCATTGGCCTGGGCGGGAATCTTCACAAGTCCGTTCCGGGGTAAACATGGAGGTTTCGTATCACCGTTACTCTGGTTCGACATCTTCCAAGGTCACTCTGGAAAAACAACAAGGAAGGCTGTTAGGGAATTGGACCCATGGCGCACCAGGGAACATTCAGCTTTTCATTGAATCATCTTGCAGGAGGAATTGCCCCCCTTTTAGATGGTAATGGGCAGAAGTGTAGTGGCCTATGATCACAGTAGGTTGAAGACCCATTACAATTTATGCAGTAGGGTACCAGCAGCGTCCCTGTTTCCAGCATCCTAGGGCCATCC
The nucleotide sequence above comes from Podarcis raffonei isolate rPodRaf1 chromosome 14, rPodRaf1.pri, whole genome shotgun sequence. Encoded proteins:
- the FBXL16 gene encoding F-box/LRR-repeat protein 16 isoform X2, whose translation is MSNQSNGDTKPPCLPRNGLVKIPAQANGLGSASITKGTPAMKNRLCQPSSVPALIGPALANHSDLPIPGLAPPLSLAALAGVPSPSGAAMVGLNSSEASPTNGEVTSLEGLSGSPSERQLAVDEKILNRLFTYFSACEKCVLAQVCKAWRRVLYQPKFWVGLTPVLHTKELYNVLPSGDKEFVNLQGFAIRGFEGFCLVGVSDLDICEFIDNYPLSKKGVKSMSLKRSTITDAGLEVMLEQMQGVLRLELSGCNDFTEAGLWSSLNARITSLSVSDCINVADDAIAAISQLLPNLTELNLQAYHVTDTALAYFTAKQGYTTHTLRLNSCWEITNHGVVNMVHSLPNLSVLSLSGCSKVTDDGVELVAENLRKLRSLDLSWCPRITDMALEYIACDLHKLEELVLDRCVRITDTGLSYLSTMSSLRNLYLRWCCQAVLS